CTACTGCCTCCGCAACATTAAAACCTGGATGTCTACTAACCTTCTCCAACAGCAGTTTGTGGCCCCCAAAGCACTACTCCGGGAGGTTGGAGATCTCCTTCTAGTTGTTGATGAATGCACCAACCATCCTTCCCCTGAATCCCACACCATTGGTGTTAttctgagaccaatttgccttgggagaccctaccaggaacagtATGTTtctgacaacacagcccccaggggCACACACACCTCTCCACTAAGATAAGGTGATGGTTCCCGGAGAATTCTGTGTTGTTTTGTAATTCTTACTGCACAAAAGCTTTAACCTCACCAAATAACTCTATTGTGATACAGGAGAGCATAGTATCATTTGATTAGATCAATCAATGCAGGCATAATTCCTATTTTTCACATGATTTCTTCAATGAATATTACCCCCCTCTCCAAGCTcccaatttatttattttattttaaacttACAGTACAGAACATATAGAAAAATACCTCTGTGTTACCAGGATTTTCCGTGAGAAAGGTGAAACCTAAAGTTAAAATTTTGAATGAGATATAGCGTGTTTCAGAGTCTTGAATACAGTTGTAAGCTAAAATCACATCATCACAGTAATTGAAATACCTTTAGTCCGTAGGGTATTAATCTGCTGTTTAGAGTAGGATAGTGGGTTGTCCCAGGGGATTGATGTAGTTATCTGTTCCTGTGCTGGTCTCAGTGTTCCCAGTTGTCCAGGTGGCCTAAGTAGTACACCTTTACTGTCCAATCTGGTCAGTGGCATACTCTCAAACACACTCCGATGAACCAAACGCTCCACCTCCAGCCATGAAACAACATCTGTGGGATATCATAACATGTTAATATCCCTTTGAAGCAGTCAATATCTTTTTTCAGAAGAAACAAAGACTGACAAACAGATTATAATAATTCCTTAAACTGTTTCTGACCATCTGTGCAGTAATGTTGTAGCTGCTGTTTGATGGCCATCCAGGAGGAGTTGCTGTTTCTCTGCTGAGCAACAGAGTGGAtcagctgccacactggagaATGCAGCATCATTGATATCTCCACCTCTGCTGGATCGAAACCCTGAACCACCTAAGAGCCACATATAAAcacatgaatacaaatacattcaGAATAGCAACAAGATTACTCAAACTATCCAGTCTGCTTTGAACAAAAATTGCTTTTTCCACATGaactaataaaataataatcaaGAATCTACTTGCATTGATATGCGTCAAACGCAGTGCCCTCTCATCATGGTGTCTGATAACCAGAGGATGCGCAAACTTCTGCTTTTcctcttctccaaacttctcctcTAGCCTCTGGCACAAAAGAGATTAAAGCAGAGACAAATTAAGGAATAATTCATTTATGTGAAGAGTGTGTCAAAGCATGCTGGAGTCCCAGAGCTATGgccgcaccctctgccagccgttcacgaaacaaagcttcccaaaacctttcagcgattcatgccggatatgtacagcgtagggcactgaagaaaGATATGTCATATTTATTAtcctacacaaacattatattcaggggtgcacataactgttttgccctggttctcaaaggagcacctggagatgttgcttggtgcacatccttaaaatgaaataaaccgtaacttttgagggggtcttgactttatttgccagacacacagcactgaacacacatgcagaggtgaacacagaacacacatgcagaggtgaacacagaacacacatgcagaggtgaacaacattaagacaacattagcacgaccagtaatcctacaagcgGTCATCACTtccctcctgactgttctcctcactgtcttcctctctgtcagacatggtagctgatgatgtaggcctactactttctctctggttgagtctgcaattagctgcttgcatccacaagtcaacagctgggtttgggtcgaaagtctctgttgtcatcttagacaactggatgtaatcaaataagtatgtgaacataaccaataacctaccatagccaataacaaatgaatgtaacttattttatttgtgttgttcattcatatcttattttaccttaatatttatttatttatgcatttttttttatctctccagttttaaaggatatttttggttactgtcctatagtatacattggaatgatttaaaacctgtttatcccaataattataaaggagtgccttggaaatatgtgtttacataaattgtgaccaaaccgatTGAACTTAGACTGAGTtatttacctcactgagctgtagttatcagtctgaatggagaggactcttcctccacattattgtagaaacatcttcttcttatatccgttagagcagctagcaccagattctaataacaacagcgccggtaccgggcggtgcgcccttctctctctccctcacttgcattttggctgtgagctgcgggtgccagataagccacattcccccattttcatcacatacagtgcccatcgtacagggcaaatgaaacgtgtaaccggggtgaaaagggtgttacatttacttaattatgaatattgttacatcaaggccgaaaattaggatgagcgccaacggtcaaaaatgtttttttccctcccagaactgccagcgcagcgcctccacagatatggcgccctaggcgaataTCTAGCCAGtgctacgggccggccctgagttcatatgcaactcgcaaatatctctctctcttctctctctctccctctctcaatgttggtacgcaaatgcgccttttttcaaatgacccggtGCTCTTTTTTTGGCGGAGGTGCGCACGCGCACCTGCGCAcgcgcaccagttatgtgcagccctgattatattgcagttttggTGTCGTCAACTCCGTTATCTAATATGTAAAAAGACTGCGAAAATGCATCTATGATTATTTGTagtatttttgatctttccaatcgagacgagagatctctctctccccgtctgtgtgcgagggggcggggcagtttgcacacatgcggctgctacatgcaacacacacacacacacacactactcctgctttgtttggaccagcgggagattcgggtacacaacctgtaagtattcattgttgtttgtgtatttatgatgtttaaaacaaacaagctaTCTACCACTGATAGCCGTTTAAACGTTTTTTCGGACTacgttgggatcgcggagaaatgctctccgcagaccccatgctcacagcgttataaaccttttttcttactcaatatcaagccacacttattgtttttacttcggctgtgagtgtttgtgtgtgctcaggatgaattTCGCTAGCTGTATCACCAAGCCTGTCTGCTCCTACAGCAGCtcgcagcagtgtgtgtgtgtgtgtgtctgtgtgtgtgcgagcaGCAACGAGCCTGTCAGCTtctcgaccaatcagagcacactgggttcCATACCCAGCGCTAGAACAAATCTAAAGGGAGGGCATATGATTTTCCTGGGAGGGCACACAAAACCGTCATGGCAGAATATATATCAAACAGCAAGGCCAACAGCATTGCGTAAAGAAGCACACTTAtcgcaaatacatacacaaataaagggaaacatagaaaccacttttgaaacattgtgtgcgtggcagcacacacactggtaaatcacgagcaaggcacactggttaaggatggcagcttcctcatCGCTGCACTCGGAGAGAAATAGTGGACGAGACGATGAACTGTTTAGCCCGCCTTGGGCATGGTTTATTTTCCTATGCACTGCAGGTGCATCCTTTCACTCAGCCGAGCTAACTTAGAACATTATTTTGGCCAACTCTGCATCTTTGTGCAGCGTATACTCAAACATCGATAGGAAGAGCCCACTGCCTGACTCGGACATGCTGTGGAGTGAATCGTGGTCACCTCTGAGAGGGAGTTGGTTGACAGCTAAAAAAGCTATAATATCAACGACAGCTGACACGTAATAAAGGTTACGTGGCCAGGTGATTTGTGTGCACCAAAGTTCTAATTTCCTTATTGTTTCCTCgcgtatctgtctctctctccacaaacactcacatgaaatgtgttcttttgatgCGGCATGTCTTAGCAGTCCTTTATCAGTCTGTAATGCGTGTTTCCAGTCGCAAACACCTTTGACAGTGAAAGCTGCATCAGATGAAGACGTATTTACTTTAAATTGTCTACAAACAAAAGGCTGCGTCTGCTTTTTAACGAATATTCAAGCCATGGTCTGTTGTGTGCTTCTTTCCTGAAACAATCTCCCTGGATAACGATCAAGTTTCACCTGGTTGGTTTATTAACCCCAAGATCATCTGGGGCTGTTGGTCTTTGAGCGGTTGCTGGCCCAATAGTACCTGTTGATGTGCTGCAAGGTAGCGTCTGTAGTGGAGGCACCGgcacggaggaggaggatgctggCGGGTGTGGTTCAGGGTGTGGCAACGCAGCTGGTGATGGTAGGGGCACAAGGAGCTGTGCCTCAGAGGACAGCGTTGGTGGCGGCCGCCTTGATGAGTCAAGGCTTGGGCTCGCTAACTCAGCCCCGGGGTTTTGCCGAGGTCAAGCTTATGACATTAAGGCGTGCTGCTGCAACGGCAGGTGCAGGGTCGCCAGCAGCACCATCGGCTGCAGTTCTTTCATCGCtattttgttttaataaatccttagaccttttaagccaatttctgatgtccatttgtaattcaaacagaaatgggagtctacagaatgcacaataaacaataaacaaatccagaataggcggcagagtgtgacgctgtgattggtctaaatgtGGACGAATCACAAATCACAACAAAGACATGAATTAATTTGACCTAGCctgcaatttttttttatagttactatctgacatcacatacatcgtagcataaacagttcacagtttatttataattaaaaaaattaaaaaatattttttaaatgttataaataataaaaaaacaagtttATTGGGGGAGGGTCAATATCGATACCGGGGGGAAAAACGCGTCATCtgaggaaacagtgtctgagggcaatcttaatatttaataaactatgaatgttttatatccatgtaacgggaagaaactcatctaactgatcttttttttttaaacccacaatgctaacgctgagcctctgaattagcaacgagcgaaaaatgctaacagattactgcacagaaactcactcataaaacccttattatttatcttttctgcacatccaacccatcAATTCGCATcgtgagatgacacagaatcgatgggaacatacattataataacaagaacagacatcaaaacatgtgcgctaggtagctaaaaccCGGCAACATGGCCTACCTTGgtcgttgtctggtcaaaactggtcttcaatggcattaaaacgataacaattctgctgaagttaatccgtAGGTTaattttgaaatgatttctgatcatccataagcaataaaccctgcttttccgtttccaaatgtcagagcgagagatcgcttcactctcatgcaaaactacatgcgcaaagcccccacctttttgtgttaatgttggTGTCTATGTGAAAACTCCCCTTCAATTCTATTGGCTCCAACGGTcagaaagaggtgtcaatcaccaaaatcgaccaatgggttccagagaaacggtaaaaacgctcatttccacccaaatcaccccagaggtggagttattttaaaaggtcaaatgtcacttgttttgcatcaatctcgatacagggtacttattatatgttgtactttggattcctaaagcttttagtctaccttaccatcatccaaggttagttttcactataagtaaaaaataattcttggacggacactataatttacagctttttactatgttcaatctgaattttctttaaaataaaaacatctatattgattctgacttttctacatccaactcacaggtttatcattcctttgagaaaaaagattattaatttaacccttttagaaggagagatatggtcatttgttctggacatttctttttcgagcctgaaacctgaaaaacaggcttggtgcttaacaggttaaagttggaatgaagtttctaagtgaaagtatgaaggaacagttggcagttgaagtcgcatgaagatttgttgaagtctgaagagtttctccattgacttcaatggttaaaaatgtgatgaattatgggatgtatctctggaattatgaaagttatgaatgataaaagtaatagccatagattcccgaccgagctgaaacgttttgatgtttgaacggagtttctgcgatgttcaatgcgggaggagaagGCCGGCAAAATAACGGGCGGAATAACAAGAATtaaactgcggtcacagacgtgcacgcagttgtgggcgggccttagcgtccgtgcgcctgtcggggaggtttgccggtcgtcccggcgtcaagcatcctccgaaatgagccgtttgtAATTTCTATGATTTTGGCGTCCCAAACTCCCAGGGTCCTCCGGCAGCGACCCGGAAACGGATGTCGGCGCGCCTTCTCGAAGGACAACACATTTCTCTAAAGGCTCGTCGAGGATCGATTATTgaggaggctgtctggaggagccgtaaccgaggatcactgatttagaggagagaggagtctccctgaggagctataaccgagggtacactgatGTATCCTCCGGAGTTTGAGTTCAGgcaacagtgatgtttaaaagaggCGTGACGCATGGCTCTGAGAAAcgatatgtgactaccacacacacacacacactagggggcgctagtgagcagttttttttGAAAGATTACATTTGTCTTTTACATTCGCGAAAAGGTCGTGGGCTGTGAcatgtgtcccaagttttgcgtccgaagctcattttatgctatcgcaatGTAAACAATTGttataggccacgcccacattctgCATTTGTTTCGACACTTTAAACGTCAGTTCATAGTCACCCCCAGAGTATGTCTAAAAAAAGATTGTTTTATTTCGTCCATCCGTTCTTGATTTGTAAATTGGtgatgtttttggcgccccctattgtccAAAATGAAAATGCTTTGGTGTGCTTATTCCCCAACACAGACTGAACGTATCCACCAAAATCTgtgactggtaattgacacagccatgacttctagttaaattcggTTTCTAAAATGAAACGCTTTGTTCAAATATGCAAACGcagcgtgacgttgaagtcgtgcgaccctgctgttctcgcttgtagttcgtttatagcataacgttagcattttgcttctggtgactagatttatgattagaaaattataaaagtaggatagacatgtggagattatccggctgaacaaaacgtgatcgctctcttaaatgtgtgtcaacca
This genomic stretch from Pseudochaenichthys georgianus chromosome 18, fPseGeo1.2, whole genome shotgun sequence harbors:
- the LOC139435768 gene encoding sperm-associated antigen 17-like, translated to MSDREEDSEENMPYAVHIRHESLKGFGKLCFVNGWQRRLEEKFGEEEKQKFAHPLVIRHHDERALRLTHINVVQGFDPAEVEISMMLHSPVWQLIHSVAQQRNSNSSWMAIKQQLQHYCTDDVVSWLEVERLVHRSVFESMPLTRLDSKGVLLRPPGQLGTLRPAQEQITTSIPWDNPLSYSKQQINTLRTKGFTFLTENPGNTEKGQETGRCLSMIVN